Proteins encoded by one window of Octopus bimaculoides isolate UCB-OBI-ISO-001 chromosome 4, ASM119413v2, whole genome shotgun sequence:
- the LOC106881651 gene encoding nucleolar complex protein 2 homolog codes for MSTAKSRKRAYIDVESRFENIGSSDDSDVSDDEGNSFYSKSLVSEKLIEEWQDKISKPTPTLLHDIIDDIIGAFAGAVEQIQDKSDDTKIAVKNITVFNDLVKLCLLKIEPSLQSILNLPPTKDIRHYTKPNKSSKWKTVSADVKVYLSSLVKMLKNISETSMIDILLKHVHKMAIYFSMSNRLSKDLVEHLITVWGSAEDTTRILAFLCINKLIIMRDNSILELCLKRMYAEYVSNCKFTSPTLLPNITFMQRSLVEILKIDEKVTYQHAFVYIHQQAIHLRNALTLKKKDLCQTVYNWQYIRCLELWSTLVSSSPQITVLENLIYPLIEVITGVIKLVLSVRFYPLHFHCIAMLNKISASTSKFIPTLPFILETLEYLDLNKKCSKVALKPICFTYVLKMTKSQVQEKTFKDTVIEQVYEHMLTCLNIVSHSISFPELVFPAQIQIKDVLKNCKVPNYSKQLKQLYEKIEENSKFISTRRNSFSLNLSDTKAINSWERQCKEQVPPILKFFRVWRKLCDGEIAHQVAAKDSIIDFGNFEDIRAKKEPIKKATQQEKREFSALFDSVDKYNFEDIFKFDLKKNADSKKKKAGDNEKNINGNAQSKKTKTSDENEKGNGNEQKKKKSSDRKKDGKKIKPKSVTGKKKKLNRFGGLKMI; via the exons ATGTCGACGGCTAAATCAAGAAAACGAGCTTATATAGACGTTGAGAGCAGATTTGAGAATATTGGATCAAGTGATGATTCTGATGTCTCAGACGATGAAGGAAATTCCTTTTATTCTAAAAGTCTTGTTAGTGAAAAGTTAATTGAAGAATGGCAAGATAAAATCTCTAAACCCACGCCAACTTTACTTCATGATATTATCG ATGATATTATCGGTGCTTTTGCTGGCGCAGTTGAACAGATTCAAGATAAATCTGATGATACTAAAATTGCGGTAAAGAACATTACGGTATTTAATGATCTTGTTAAATTATGCCTTTTAAAAATTGAACCATCActtcaatcaattttaaatttaCCTCCTACCAAAGACATTCGCCATTATACAAAACCAAATAAAAGTAGTAAATGGAAAACAGTCTCAGCAGATGTCAAAGTCTATTTATCGAGTTTAGTGAAAATGCTAAAGAATATATCTGAGACTTCAATGATTGATATACTTTTGAAACATGTTCATAAGATGGCGATATACTTTTCTATGTCGAACCGACTGTCCAAAGATCTTGTTGAACACCTCATAACAGTTTGGGGTTCGGCAGAAGATACTACTAGAATTTTAGCATTTCTTTGTATTAACAAACTTATCATTATGCGAGACAACTCAATATTGGAATTGTGCCTCAAAAGAATGTATGCAGAATATGTAAGTAATTGTAAATTCACTTCTCCAACTCTTTTACCAAATATTACATTCATGCAGAGATCTCTCGTCGAAATTCTGAAAATAGACGAAAAAGTCACATATCAGCATGCTTTTGTTTACATTCATCAACAAGCTATACATCTAAGAAATGCGttaactttaaaaaagaaagatctTTGCCAAACTGTTTATAATTGGCAATATATTCGTTGTCTTGAACTGTGGAGTACTCTGGTAAGTTCTTCTCCCCAAATCACTGTGTTAGAGAATCTAATATACCCATTAATTGAAGTGATTACTGGAGTTATTAAGTTAGTTCTGAGCGTTCGCTTCTATCCTCTGCACTTTCATTGCATAGCTATGTTAAACAAAATTTCTGCCAGTACCAGTAAATTTATTCCAACATTACCCTTTATCCTTGAAACTCTTGAATATTtggatttaaacaaaaaatgttCCAAAGTTGCCCTGAAACCGATATGTTTTACCTATGTATTGAAAATGACGAAATCTCAAGTTCAAGAAAAAACCTTCAAAGATACTGTAATCGAGCAAGTTTACGAACACATGTTAACTTGCCTTAACATCGTTTCCCATTCGATCAGTTTCCCTGAGTTAGTATTTCCTGCGCAAATTCAAATAAAGGATGTATTAAAGAACTGTAAAGTTCCAAACTATAGCAAACAATTAAAGCAGTTATAcgagaaaattgaagaaaattccaAATTTATTTCAACACGTCGTAATTCTTTCAGCTTGAATTTATCCGATACAAAAGCAATAAATTCTTGGGAGAGGCAATGCAAAGAGCAGGTACCACCTATTCTGAAATTCTTCCGAGTTTGGCGAAAGTTATGCGATGGAGAAATTGCGCATCAAGTAGCAGCCAAAGATTCTATTATCGATTTTGGAAATTTCGAGGATATCAGAGCCAAAAAGGAGCCAATTAAAAAAGCAACGCAACAGGAAAAACGAGAGTTTAGCGCTTTATTTGACAGTGTTGATAAGTATAATtttgaagatatatttaaatttgatttgaaaaAGAATGCTGATTCCAAGAAAAAGAAAGCTGGCGATAATGAAAAGAACATTAATGGAAATGCACaaagcaagaaaacaaaaaccagtGATGAAAACGAGAAGGGTAATGGgaatgaacaaaaaaagaaaaaatccagtGATAGGAAAAAGgatggtaaaaaaataaaacccaaaAGTGTcactggtaaaaagaaaaaactcaatAGATTTGGAGGTTTGAAAATGATTTAA